A genomic stretch from Cervus canadensis isolate Bull #8, Minnesota chromosome 27, ASM1932006v1, whole genome shotgun sequence includes:
- the LOC122428888 gene encoding polypeptide N-acetylgalactosaminyltransferase 11-like — MIFNERDQELRDLGYQKHAFNMLISNRLGYHRDVPDTRNAACKDKSYPADLPVASVVICFYNEALSALLRTVHSVLDRTPARLLHEVILVDDDSDFDDLKGELDEYIQKYLPGKIKVIRNPKREGLIRGRMIGAAHATGEVLVFLDSHCEVNVLWLQPLLAAIREDRRTVVCPVIDIISADTLAYSSSPVVRGGFNWGLHFKWDLVPLSELGGPEGATAPIRSPTMAGGLFAMNRDYFNELGQYDSGMDIWGGENLEISFRIWMCGGKLFIIPCSRVGHIFRKRRPYGSPEGQDTMTHNSLRLAHVWLDEYKEQYFSLRPDLRTRNYGNISERVELRKKLDCKSFKWYLDNIYPEMQISGPNVKPQQPIFINRGPKRPKVLQRGRLYHLQTNKCLVAQGRPSEKGGLVVLKACDYSDPNQVWIYNEEHELVLNNLLCLDMSETRSSDPPRLMKCHGSGGSQQWTFGRNNRLYQASAGRCLRAADPRSRKGSVAMAICDGSSSQQWHLES, encoded by the coding sequence ATGATTTTTAATGAACGAGATCAGGAGTTGAGAGACTTGGGGTATCAGAAACATGCCTTCAATATGCTGATTAGTAACCGCTTGGGCTACCACAGAGACGTGCCAGATACGAGGAATGCGGCATGTAAAGACAAGTCTTACCCGGCGGATCTGCCAGTTGCTAGTGTTGTTATCTGTTTCTACAATGAAGCTTTGTCTGCCTTGCTGCGGACGGTGCACAGTGTCCTGGACCGCACGCCCGCCCGGCTTCTTCATGAAGTCATCCTCGTGGATGATGACAGTGACTTCGATGATTTGAAAGGAGAACTAGATGAATACATACAAAAATACCTCCCTGGAAAAATCAAAGTGATAAGAAATCCAAAGCGCGAGGGCTTGATTCGAGGAAGAATGATTGGAGCGGCCCACGCCACAGGAGAAGTCCTGGTGTTCCTGGACAGCCACTGCGAGGTGAACGTGCTGTGGCTGCAGCCCTTGCTGGCCGCCATCCGGGAGGACCGGCGGACGGTGGTGTGCCCGGTGATCGACATCATCAGCGCCGACACACTGGCCTACAGCTCGTCCCCTGTGGTGCGGGGGGGCTTCAACTGGGGGCTGCACTTCAAGTGGGATCTCGTCCCGCTCTCCGAGCTCGGGGGACCGGAGGGAGCGACTGCACCAATAAGGTCACCTACGATGGCTGGAGGATTGTTTGCCATGAACAGAGACTATTTCAATGAACTTGGACAGTATGACAGTGGCATGGATATCTGGGGaggagaaaatttagaaatatcttTTCGGATCTGGATGTGTGGAGGTAAGCTGTTCATCATCCCCTGCTCTAGAGTTGGACACATTTTCCGGAAAAGGCGGCCGTATGGGTCCCCCGAGGGCCAGGACACTATGACGCACAACTCCCTGCGGCTGGCACACGTGTGGCTGGACGAATACAAGGAgcagtatttttctttaagacCTGATCTGAGAACCAGAAATTATGGAAACATCAGTGAGCGTGTTGAATTGAGGAAGAAGTTGGATTGTAAATCATTTAAATGGTATTTGGATAACATTTACCCGGAGATGCAGATATCTGGGCCCAACGTCAAACCCCAGCAACCCATTTTTATCAACAGAGGGCCAAAGCGCCCCAAAGTCCTTCAGCGCGGAAGGCTCTACCACCTTCAGACCAACAAGTGTCTGGTGGCCCAGGGCCGCCCGAGCGAGAAGGGAGGCCTCGTAGTGCTCAAGGCATGTGACTACAGTGACCCAAACCAGGTTTGGATTTACAATGAAGAACATGAGTTGGTCTTAAATAATCTCCTTTGCCTGGATATGTCAGAAACTCGCTCATCTGACCCCCCGCGACTCATGAAGTGCCATGGGTCCGGAGGCTCCCAGCAGTGGACCTTTGGGAGGAATAACCGGCTGTACCAGGCGTCAGCGGGCCGGTGCCTCAGAGCAGCTgatccacggagtcgcaaaggcTCTGTTGCCATGGCGATCTGTGATGGCTCCTCCTCACAGCAGTGGCATTTGGAATCTTAA